A genomic window from Colletotrichum destructivum chromosome 7, complete sequence includes:
- a CDS encoding Putative cation efflux protein → MASSYALPSSALPHAHHHHMHSHSHSPPSLHALKSTMSNGGLHTHSQSQDSIGSGHNHDHDHSQNHNGHTHGGHSHYRANSSQSSFPREKAPPQSLATMDGWKTDITPSGRQLLTPTTGSFSATFQPLNGTTTTTTTDHHHHNHDHDHDHDHNHSHDHDHGHCDGHDHHGHSHAHSHSHGHNHSHEHDHAKPSLFTRVLLKYTPAVPVLHTILVEKDSRRIFYFMTLNFGFMAVQAFYGYVTDSLGLLSDTIHMFFDCFALFVGLCAAVTSKWPQSQRFPFGLGKIETLSGFANGILLMLLSVEIIVEAFERIWEGQELHRLRELLIVSFLGGVINLLGLWGFGHHHGHDHGHGHSHSHGEHDHGHDHSHGKKHSHAHSHHNDNMEGIFLHVLADTMGSASVVVSTILTYYTGWTFWDPLASCAIAVLIFLASIPLIKSSARNLMLNVPDDVEYNLRNTLAGILQQKGVVNYSVPKFWMDDRSSEDSGDKLQGIVHVVAGRGASLDEVRDRVRDYLLKNSMDIVVQVEREGDSSCWCGVGRSTGLATTPLKARAF, encoded by the exons ATGGCATCATCCTACGCCTTGCCATCCTCCGCCTTACCGCACGcccaccatcatcacatGCACTCCCACTCAcactcgccgccgtctctcCATGCTTTGAAGTCGACAATGTCCAACGGCGGGCTGCACACTCACAGCCAGAGCCAAGACTCGATTGGCAGCGGCCACAACCACGATCACGATCACTCGCAGAATCACAATGGCCACACGCACGGCGGCCACTCGCACTACCGCGCGAACTCGAGCCAATCTTCCTTTCCCCGAGAAAAAGCGCCGCCTCAATCGCTCGCGACAATGGACGGCTGGAAGACGGACATTACGCCAAGCGGACGCCAGCTGTTGACCCCCACGACAGGATCTTTCTCAGCAACGTTCCAGCCTCTCAAcggcacgacgacgaccacgacgacagaccaccaccaccataACCACGATCACGATCATGATCACGATCACAATCACTCCCATGATCACGATCACGGCCATTGCGATGGGCATGACCATCATGGTCATTCGCACGCTCACAGCCACAGTCACGGCCACAATCACTCGCACGAACACGACCACGCGAAACCGTCATTGTTCACAAGGGTTCTGCTGAAGTACACGCCAGCCGTTCCGGTCCTTCACACCATtctcgtcgagaaggacTCGAGGAGGATCTTCTACTTCATGAC TCTCAACTTCGGCTTCATGGCCGTGCAGGCCTTTTACGGCTACGTCACCGATTCTCTCGGTCTGCTGAGCGACACGATCCACATGTTCTTCGACTgcttcgccctcttcgtcggaCTTTGCGCCGCGGTCACGAGCAAGTGGCCTCAGAGCCAGCGTTTTCCCTTTGGGTTAGGGAAGATCGAGACGCTGAGCGGCTTCGCCAACGGTATCTTGCTGAT GCTGCTGAGCGTCGAGATCATTGTGGAGGCTTTTGAGCGGATATGGGAAGGCCAGGAACTCCACCGACTGCGAGAGCTTCTGATTGTCAGCtttctcggcggcgtcatcaacCTGCTGGGTCTGTGGGGCTTCGGCCATCATCACGGGCACGACCACGGTCATGGgcactctcactcacacgGCGAACACGATCACGGACACGATCACTCGCACGGGAAGAAGCACAGCCACGCGCACTCGCATCACAACGACAACATGGAGGGCATCTTTCTGCACGTTTTGGCCGACACAATGGGCAGCgcgtcggtggtggtgtcgacAATCCTGACGTACTACACGGGATGGACGTTCTGGGACCCGCTGGCGTCGTGCGCGATCGCGGtgctcatcttcctcgcGTCGATCCCGCTCATCAAGTCGTCGGCGCGCAACCTGATGCTCAACGTGCCAGACGACGTCGAGTACAACCTGCGCAACACGCTCGCGGGGATCCTACAGCAAAAGGGCGTCGTCAACTACTCGGTGCCCAAGTTCTGGATGGATGACCGCAGCAGCGAGGACTCGGGCGACAAGCTGCAGGGCATCGTGCACGTGGTAGCGGGCCGGGGCGCCAGCCTGGACGAGGTGCGGGATCGGGTGCGGGACTACCTCCTCAAGAACTCGATGGACATTGTGGTGCAGGTCGAGAGGGAGGGCGACAGCAGTTGCTGGTGCGGCGTGGGACGGTCGACGGGGCTGGCTACGACGCCGCTCAAGGCGAGGGCTTTCTAG
- a CDS encoding Putative mitochondrial carrier domain superfamily, translated as MAPSTSDAAASINAKLPSALPGAVADKIPHIPESKEELKADTKAAASGLATQLRSLAAGGFGGVCAVVVGHPFDLVKVRLQTADRGVYSSAIDVVRKSVARDGLRRGLYAGVSAPLVGVTPMFAVSFWGYDLGKSLVRSSSSDPSAPLSIAQVSAAGFFSAVPMTAITAPFERVKVILQVQSQRLKPGESPKYAGGVDVVRQLYAEGGLRSVFRGSAATLARDGPGSAAYFAAYEYIKRRLTPKDPVTGKPSGELSLLAITAAGAAAGVAMWIPVFPVDTVKSRLQTAEGNVTLGGVVREVYARGGLRAFFPGFGPALARAVPANAATFLGVELAHQAMNKAFD; from the exons atggcgccctcgacctcggacgccgcggcgtccATCAACGCCAAACTCCCCTCCGCCctccccggcgccgtcgccgacaagatccCTCACATCCCCGAGTCCAAGGAAGAGCTGAAAGCCGacaccaaggccgccgcctcgggcctCGCGACCCAGCTCcgctccctcgccgccggcggcttcggcggcgtctgcgccgtcgtcgtcggccaccccttcgacctcgtcaaggtcCGCCTCCAGACCGCCGACAGGGGCGTCTACTCCTCCGCCATCGACGTTGTCCGCAAGAGCGtcgcccgcgacggcctGCGCAGGGGCTTGTACGCTGGCGTCTCGGCCccgctcgtcggcgtcacgCCCATGT tcgccgtctccttctGGGGTTACGACCTCGGCAAGTCCCTCGtccgctcctcctcctccgatCCCTCCGCGCCGCTCTCCATCGCCCAggtctccgccgccggcttcttctccgccgtgCCCATGaccgccatcaccgcccCCTTCGAGCGTGTGAAAGTCATCCTTCAAGTCCAGTCCCAGCGCCTCAAGCCGGGCGAGTCGCCCAAGTAcgctggcggcgtcgacgtcgtccgccagctctacgccgagggcggcctgcGCTCCGTCTTCCGTGGcagcgccgccaccctcgcccgcgacggccCCGGAAGCGCCGCCTACTTCGCCGCCTACGAGTACATCAAGCGCCGCCTCACGCCCAAGGACCCCGTCACCGGCAAGCCCTCGGGCGAGCTGAGCCTGctcgccatcaccgccgccggcgccgccgccggcgtcgccatgTGGATCCCCGTCTTTCCcgtcgacaccgtcaagTCGCGCCTACAGACCGCCGAGGGCAACGTCACCCTAGGCGGCGTCGTGCGCGAGGTCTAcgctcgcggcggcctccGCGCCTTCTTCCCGGGCTTCGGCCCGGCCCTAGCAAGGGCCGtgcccgccaacgc